One genomic window of Salvia miltiorrhiza cultivar Shanhuang (shh) chromosome 4, IMPLAD_Smil_shh, whole genome shotgun sequence includes the following:
- the LOC131020731 gene encoding heavy metal-associated isoprenylated plant protein 39 codes for MKKFVLKLDLEEDRDKRRALKTVATLSGIDEITVDMKGKTLMVVGTVDPVRVVSKLRKKNWRVDIISVGPSKDPEKKEDGKKDEAKKDEEKKDEGKKEEPQKEGKKKEGEAKKDDEKKAETDPVVGTVMPFRQYYPPMNTYYYVHHSMEENPNACVIS; via the exons ATGAAG AAGTTTGTTCTGAAACTGGATCTGGAAGAGGACAGAGACAAAAGAAGGGCTCTCAAAACAGTGGCGACGCTTTCAG GAATCGACGAGATCACCGTCGACATGAAGGGGAAGACGCTAATGGTGGTTGGGACAGTCGATCCGGTGAGGGTGGTGAGCAAGCTGCGCAAGAAGAACTGGCGAGTGGACATCATCTCGGTCGGCCCATCCAAGGATCCGGAGAAGAAGGAGGATGGGAAGAAAGACGAGGCGAAGAAGGACGAGGAGAAGAAGGACGAGGGCAAGAAAGAAGAGCCCCAAAAGGAAGGCAAGAAGAAGGAGGGCGAGGCCAAGAAAGACGACGAGAAGAAGGCGGAGACGGACCCCGTTGTCGGCACGGTGATGCCGTTCCGGCAGTATTATCCGCCGATGAACACATACTACTATGTGCACCACAGCATGGAAGAGAATCCAAATGCGTGTGTGATCTCTTAA